A genomic window from Leptolyngbya sp. BL0902 includes:
- a CDS encoding alpha/beta fold hydrolase translates to MKPSQEIVMRTGRLKVPSGTLFWHEAGRGETLIFLHGAWQDSGQWLPVMQTLAADYHCLVPDLIGFGESTSAATVHSVDLEVEALRTLLQALRISRCVFVGHSLGAWVALRYAQQHPRQVQGLALVEPEGWVNPQAVRRWRLDRWLVSPLSPLITLAAWLGGKGRQRTWQRRRHTLRQAPAACQILFRRRLADILAEQVDPSQLPNLGAMVQIIPSPQPQPGAPVLPMIPAEVVAAADTPLGLDEAATATTLRQFLATILLTPTL, encoded by the coding sequence ATGAAACCCTCCCAGGAAATCGTCATGCGTACGGGCCGATTAAAGGTGCCCAGCGGTACCCTGTTTTGGCACGAGGCCGGACGCGGGGAAACCCTAATTTTTCTCCATGGAGCTTGGCAAGACAGCGGCCAGTGGCTCCCAGTGATGCAGACCCTAGCCGCTGACTACCACTGCCTTGTCCCTGATTTGATTGGCTTTGGCGAATCGACCAGTGCGGCTACTGTGCATTCGGTAGATTTAGAAGTTGAGGCATTGCGTACCCTGCTCCAGGCTCTACGCATTTCCCGCTGCGTGTTCGTGGGGCATTCCCTGGGGGCGTGGGTGGCCCTGCGCTATGCCCAGCAGCATCCCCGGCAGGTACAAGGACTGGCCCTCGTAGAACCAGAGGGCTGGGTCAATCCCCAGGCAGTTCGTCGTTGGCGGCTGGATCGCTGGCTAGTTTCTCCCCTCTCACCCCTAATTACCCTGGCGGCCTGGTTGGGCGGCAAAGGGCGACAGCGAACCTGGCAGCGGCGACGTCACACCCTGCGTCAGGCTCCAGCGGCGTGCCAAATTCTGTTTCGCCGTCGGTTAGCGGATATTTTGGCGGAGCAGGTAGACCCCAGCCAACTGCCCAACCTCGGAGCGATGGTACAGATTATTCCCAGCCCTCAGCCCCAGCCCGGGGCTCCGGTACTGCCGATGATTCCGGCTGAAGTGGTGGCCGCTGCCGATACCCCCCTAGGGCTAGATGAAGCAGCGACGGCAACAACACTACGTCAGTTTTTAGCCACAATTTTGCTGACGCCAACCCTTTGA
- a CDS encoding NUDIX domain-containing protein — translation MSYLAHMLKTLTGLLLRRPIVGACVIPVRPDGTIVLILRRDNHRWSLPGGLVDWGEDVITAARRELREEAGIESAELDRLVGVYSKPGRDPRFHSICVAVAVRVPDQPYTADPQEVLEVRSFARDALPWDQLAHDHRHQLEDFFQGKTVLA, via the coding sequence ATGTCCTATCTTGCCCACATGCTCAAAACCTTAACGGGGCTGCTGTTGCGGCGACCCATTGTGGGAGCCTGTGTGATTCCGGTGCGGCCCGATGGCACCATTGTGCTGATTTTGCGCCGAGACAACCACCGCTGGAGCCTGCCCGGTGGCCTAGTGGACTGGGGCGAGGATGTGATCACCGCCGCCCGTCGAGAACTGCGAGAGGAGGCCGGAATTGAATCGGCTGAACTAGATCGGCTGGTGGGGGTTTATTCCAAGCCGGGGCGAGATCCGCGCTTCCATTCCATCTGTGTAGCGGTGGCGGTACGGGTGCCCGATCAGCCCTACACCGCCGACCCCCAAGAGGTACTGGAGGTGCGGTCGTTTGCCCGCGATGCCCTGCCCTGGGATCAACTCGCCCACGACCACCGCCACCAACTCGAGGATTTTTTCCAGGGCAAAACGGTTTTAGCCTAA
- the glmU gene encoding bifunctional UDP-N-acetylglucosamine diphosphorylase/glucosamine-1-phosphate N-acetyltransferase GlmU, giving the protein MVAVAILAAGRGTRMKSDLPKVLHSVGGKPMVERVLDGLAAVQPERIFVIVGFGQEKVQTALTHIPNLTFVHQAEQLGTGHAVQQVIPHLEGFEGDLLVLNGDVPLLRPETIYTLVQTHRDNQNAATLLTAQFADPTGYGRVFCTEQSIVTEIVEHRDCSPAQRQNPRINAGVYCFNWPKLMEVLPHLQSDNDQQEYYLTDVVKDLSPAMAVDVADCQEIFGINSRQHLAEAYAILQDRIKTQWMAAGVTLIDPDSITIDTTVHIEPDVVIEPQTHLRGHTSIGTGSRIGPGSMIEDSQIGPNTTITFSVISDSIVAAGAKVGPYAHLRGHAVVGENCRIGNFVELKKATLGQGTNVAHLSYLGDATLGEKVNVGAGTITANYDGYKKHPTVIGDRTKTGSNSVLVAPITVGSDVTIAAGSVVRKDVPDDCLVVSRAPQKIHEGWKPAHLRDTSSEAKLPNP; this is encoded by the coding sequence ATGGTTGCCGTTGCCATTCTCGCCGCCGGACGCGGCACCCGCATGAAGTCTGACCTACCGAAGGTTCTGCATTCGGTGGGGGGTAAACCCATGGTAGAGCGGGTGTTGGACGGGCTGGCAGCGGTGCAGCCGGAGCGGATCTTTGTCATCGTCGGCTTTGGCCAAGAGAAGGTGCAGACGGCCTTGACTCACATCCCTAACTTAACCTTTGTTCACCAGGCGGAACAGTTGGGGACAGGCCATGCGGTGCAGCAGGTGATTCCCCACCTCGAAGGCTTTGAGGGCGATCTGCTGGTGCTGAATGGCGATGTGCCCCTGCTGCGCCCCGAAACCATCTACACCCTGGTGCAAACCCACCGGGATAACCAGAATGCGGCGACCCTGCTAACGGCCCAATTTGCTGACCCCACGGGCTACGGTCGGGTCTTTTGCACTGAACAAAGCATCGTCACCGAAATTGTGGAACACCGGGATTGCAGCCCCGCCCAGCGGCAAAATCCGCGCATCAATGCCGGGGTCTACTGCTTCAACTGGCCCAAACTGATGGAGGTGCTGCCTCACCTGCAATCCGACAACGACCAGCAGGAATACTACTTGACGGACGTGGTGAAGGACCTCAGCCCCGCCATGGCCGTAGATGTGGCCGATTGCCAGGAAATCTTCGGTATCAACAGCCGTCAACACTTGGCGGAAGCCTACGCCATTTTGCAAGATCGCATCAAAACCCAGTGGATGGCCGCTGGCGTCACCCTGATTGACCCCGACAGCATCACCATCGACACCACCGTCCACATCGAACCCGACGTGGTGATTGAACCCCAAACCCACCTGCGCGGCCACACCAGCATCGGCACCGGAAGCCGCATCGGCCCCGGCTCCATGATTGAAGACAGCCAAATTGGGCCAAACACCACCATCACCTTCTCCGTCATTTCCGACAGCATCGTAGCCGCCGGAGCCAAGGTTGGCCCCTATGCCCACCTGCGCGGCCATGCCGTGGTGGGCGAAAACTGCCGCATCGGCAACTTTGTAGAACTGAAAAAAGCCACCCTCGGCCAGGGCACCAATGTGGCTCACCTGTCTTACCTAGGTGATGCCACCCTGGGCGAAAAGGTGAACGTGGGCGCAGGCACCATCACCGCCAACTACGACGGCTACAAAAAACACCCGACCGTCATCGGCGACCGCACCAAAACCGGGTCGAACAGCGTCCTGGTCGCCCCCATCACCGTGGGATCCGACGTCACCATTGCCGCTGGTTCCGTTGTGCGGAAGGACGTACCCGATGACTGCCTGGTAGTGTCCCGTGCGCCCCAAAAAATCCACGAAGGCTGGAAACCCGCCCACCTGCGCGATACCTCATCCGAAGCCAAGTTGCCTAATCCCTAA
- a CDS encoding SDR family oxidoreductase, translated as MAVSMRQQIVLITGASSGIGAACARLLAQDGARLILAARRAEKLQALAAELQTQYGAESLTLTLDVCDAQAVQVAIDGLPPEWQAVDVLINNAGLSRGLDKQYEAPLQDWEEMIDTNVKGLLYMSRAVVPGMVARGRGHVVNVGSIAGRQTYPGGSVYCATKAAVKSLSEGLKLDLLGTPVRVTNVEPGFVETEFSDVRFRGDTDRAKQVYQGMVPLTGEDIADSILFAITRPPHINISEIFLMPTDQSSVFHVHRRPE; from the coding sequence ATGGCAGTGTCCATGCGTCAACAGATTGTCTTGATTACCGGAGCCAGTAGCGGCATTGGGGCGGCTTGTGCGCGGCTGTTGGCTCAAGACGGGGCAAGGCTCATTCTTGCGGCTCGTCGGGCGGAGAAACTTCAGGCGTTGGCGGCAGAATTGCAGACTCAGTACGGCGCTGAATCGCTGACGCTGACCCTGGATGTGTGCGATGCCCAGGCGGTGCAGGTGGCCATTGATGGTCTCCCGCCAGAGTGGCAGGCGGTTGATGTGCTGATCAACAATGCGGGCCTCAGTCGGGGGCTGGATAAGCAATACGAAGCGCCCCTGCAAGACTGGGAGGAAATGATCGACACCAACGTGAAGGGCTTGCTGTACATGAGCCGAGCGGTGGTGCCGGGGATGGTGGCGCGGGGGCGCGGCCATGTGGTGAATGTGGGCTCCATCGCCGGACGGCAAACCTATCCCGGCGGCAGTGTCTACTGTGCCACCAAGGCAGCGGTGAAGTCGCTTTCTGAGGGCTTGAAGCTAGACCTACTGGGTACGCCCGTGCGCGTCACCAATGTGGAACCCGGTTTTGTGGAAACGGAATTTAGCGACGTGCGCTTCCGGGGCGACACCGACCGGGCCAAACAGGTCTACCAAGGCATGGTGCCGCTGACGGGGGAAGACATCGCCGACAGCATTCTGTTTGCCATTACCCGCCCCCCCCACATCAACATCAGCGAAATTTTCCTCATGCCCACCGACCAATCCTCGGTGTTCCATGTCCACCGCCGTCCAGAGTAG
- a CDS encoding multicopper oxidase family protein, protein MERRSFLSLMAAMAGTPLVARCARLATAPTPPTIYRSEAGRLEIDLTASLNQVSLDGRSATLMTYNQQIPGPQLEVRSGDRLQIRFTNALDQPTNLHYHGLHLPPTGLADDPFRTVAPGETALYDFQIPDQHPSGFFWYHPHVHGLVASQVFHGLAGTILVRGEDEAPELQSAQEAVLVLQDFDLDRRGQVQEPTPVFRMWGRQGNLITVNGQSQPRFSLPQGGLLRLRILNASASRVYQLQLADHPWWLAATDGRSLAAPVAQESVILAPGERADLLVPGNRNSGSYALLSLPYDRGIAAMAKSMMGHGAMMESGTDGAEEPQTIATLDYGGEASDAGSPAVVNLPATLSTVEPLPEPSIVREFVFDHGIDPETRDPFLINGRAFGHHRVDTQVQVGTVEDWVLVNKAGMDHPFHLHTNWFQVISRNGQPEPLRAWRDTVNLRAYETVRIRIPFRDFAGKTVYHCHILDHEDQGMMGIVEMV, encoded by the coding sequence ATGGAACGGCGGAGCTTTTTATCCCTGATGGCGGCGATGGCGGGAACGCCGCTGGTAGCTCGGTGTGCGCGGTTGGCTACAGCACCAACGCCCCCGACAATCTACCGCAGTGAAGCAGGACGCCTAGAGATAGACCTCACCGCCAGCCTTAACCAGGTTTCCCTGGACGGACGCTCGGCCACGCTGATGACCTACAACCAGCAAATCCCTGGCCCCCAGCTTGAGGTGCGCTCTGGGGATCGGCTGCAGATTCGCTTCACCAATGCCCTCGATCAGCCCACCAATCTGCACTACCACGGGCTACACCTGCCGCCCACGGGCCTAGCCGACGATCCCTTTCGCACGGTGGCCCCAGGGGAAACGGCGCTGTACGACTTCCAAATTCCCGACCAGCACCCCAGCGGTTTCTTTTGGTATCACCCCCATGTTCACGGCTTGGTTGCATCCCAAGTCTTCCATGGCTTAGCAGGAACCATCCTAGTGCGAGGGGAGGACGAAGCACCCGAATTGCAATCGGCCCAGGAAGCGGTGCTGGTGCTGCAAGACTTTGACCTCGACCGTCGCGGCCAGGTGCAGGAACCCACGCCTGTCTTCCGTATGTGGGGACGGCAGGGAAATTTAATCACCGTTAACGGCCAATCCCAGCCCCGGTTTAGTCTGCCCCAGGGCGGTTTGCTGCGGCTGCGGATTCTCAATGCTTCGGCTTCCCGCGTCTATCAGCTCCAGTTAGCGGATCATCCCTGGTGGCTGGCGGCGACGGATGGCCGCTCCCTGGCAGCTCCGGTGGCCCAAGAATCGGTAATTTTGGCTCCTGGGGAACGGGCGGATCTGCTGGTGCCGGGGAATCGTAATTCCGGTAGTTATGCCCTGCTGAGTTTGCCCTACGACCGAGGCATTGCCGCCATGGCGAAATCCATGATGGGGCATGGGGCGATGATGGAGTCTGGGACAGACGGTGCAGAGGAACCCCAAACCATCGCCACCTTGGACTACGGTGGGGAAGCCAGCGATGCAGGAAGTCCCGCTGTGGTTAACCTACCCGCAACCCTAAGCACTGTGGAACCTCTGCCAGAGCCTTCAATAGTGCGGGAATTTGTCTTCGATCACGGCATCGATCCCGAAACCCGAGATCCCTTTCTCATTAACGGTCGCGCCTTTGGCCATCATCGGGTAGACACGCAAGTTCAGGTGGGCACCGTGGAGGATTGGGTGCTGGTCAACAAGGCGGGGATGGATCACCCGTTTCACCTGCATACCAACTGGTTTCAGGTGATCAGCCGCAACGGCCAGCCGGAACCCCTGCGGGCTTGGCGCGATACCGTCAACCTACGCGCCTACGAAACCGTGCGTATTCGCATTCCCTTCCGCGACTTTGCGGGCAAAACGGTCTACCACTGCCACATCCTCGATCACGAAGACCAGGGCATGATGGGCATTGTGGAGATGGTGTAA
- the bcp gene encoding thioredoxin-dependent thiol peroxidase → MTLAVGDPAPDFSMPDAEGNLYSLASLKGQRVVLYFYPRDNTPGCTKEACGFRDAYAAYQDKGVVVLGVSADDAKSHSKFATKYTLPFPLLVDAGGEVASRFGVYGLKKFMGKEYMGITRSTFVIAPDGTLERIYLKVKAETHAETVLADLADG, encoded by the coding sequence ATGACTCTTGCCGTTGGTGATCCCGCCCCCGATTTTTCTATGCCCGATGCCGAGGGCAATCTCTACAGTCTGGCGTCGCTCAAAGGCCAGCGGGTGGTGCTGTATTTCTACCCCCGCGACAACACGCCCGGATGCACCAAAGAAGCCTGCGGTTTCCGCGATGCCTACGCGGCCTATCAAGACAAGGGCGTGGTGGTGCTGGGGGTGAGCGCTGACGATGCCAAGTCCCACAGCAAATTTGCCACCAAATACACCCTGCCCTTTCCCCTGCTGGTGGATGCAGGCGGCGAAGTGGCCAGCCGCTTCGGCGTCTATGGCCTCAAGAAATTTATGGGCAAGGAGTATATGGGCATCACCCGCAGCACCTTTGTCATTGCCCCCGATGGCACCCTAGAACGCATTTACCTCAAGGTGAAGGCCGAAACCCATGCCGAAACGGTGCTAGCGGACTTGGCTGATGGCTAA